A window from Cytobacillus sp. FSL H8-0458 encodes these proteins:
- a CDS encoding sensor histidine kinase — protein sequence MNLKTIRKSYKAKLLSLPYRIKLILVFSFLILLTASILGSITYYQFGGASQRNAEEYSIQLADQINRNLDRYIKEMQIISLSPLYDQEVINILKNHQISGVAAPFPPANERVKIWRYISSFVHMRNEIRGIHILANDGNIFSNLDSNTIMLQVFEQNNEWLQRIIKADGEHVILPLHHPNYYLSKDTDVFSVARLIRDPSDQTPLGIIKIDLKQELIEEMVKNTRTKSQIFIVNNQQEIIYPNSEENDISANILPEMEKIKVNNYTNIPIEGVDYMMVYNQSEYSGLNIVMLIPKSEIFSEVNHLRKVLFIVVMAGILIAFILGFILSKPLVGSIHRLREAMEGVKKGNFSQRVLVQSNDEIGDLGKGFNLMVSEIDRLVTEVYRTGLREKDAELRALQSQMNPHFLYNTLESINMLAITRGNFEVSDMVSSLGKLLRYTVDNKAKIVRLEEETAFVGSYITIQKVRIGEKLHYIEEIPDYLKDAVIPKLLLQPIIENAIVHGLRNAGGKIKIQAFKLGEQMKIIISDNGVGMDMEKLKELKQIIRAQKPSHSNEQHNGVALPNIHERIQLLYGSDFGLDIQSEEHKGFFVSVSLPLYWEEEKLDEKCISG from the coding sequence ATGAATCTAAAAACAATAAGAAAATCCTATAAAGCAAAGCTGCTTTCTCTTCCTTATCGCATTAAGCTCATACTGGTTTTTTCCTTCCTAATCTTACTAACCGCCTCAATCCTTGGCAGTATCACCTACTATCAATTTGGTGGAGCAAGCCAAAGGAACGCTGAAGAATACTCGATACAGCTTGCTGATCAAATCAATCGGAATCTGGACCGTTATATTAAAGAAATGCAGATCATCTCTTTATCCCCTTTATATGATCAAGAAGTAATAAATATATTAAAGAATCACCAGATTTCAGGGGTGGCAGCCCCCTTTCCGCCAGCGAATGAGAGAGTGAAAATCTGGCGATATATTTCGAGTTTTGTCCATATGAGAAATGAAATTCGAGGTATACACATCCTGGCCAATGATGGGAATATATTCAGCAATCTGGATTCAAATACCATTATGCTCCAAGTATTTGAACAAAATAACGAGTGGCTTCAAAGAATAATAAAAGCAGATGGTGAACATGTGATTCTCCCGCTTCATCATCCGAACTATTACTTAAGTAAGGATACAGATGTCTTTTCGGTGGCTAGATTAATAAGGGATCCGTCCGATCAAACTCCGCTGGGTATTATTAAAATAGATTTGAAGCAAGAGCTGATTGAAGAGATGGTTAAGAATACAAGGACAAAAAGCCAAATTTTTATTGTAAACAATCAACAGGAAATCATTTATCCAAACAGTGAGGAAAATGATATTTCTGCCAACATATTGCCCGAAATGGAAAAAATAAAAGTTAATAATTATACCAATATCCCAATTGAAGGTGTAGATTATATGATGGTTTATAATCAATCCGAGTATTCGGGACTTAATATTGTCATGCTCATACCCAAATCTGAAATTTTTAGCGAAGTGAACCATCTTCGGAAAGTACTTTTCATTGTGGTAATGGCCGGTATTTTAATAGCATTCATTTTAGGTTTTATTTTATCAAAACCTCTAGTCGGTTCTATTCATAGACTTAGAGAAGCGATGGAGGGAGTGAAAAAGGGGAACTTCTCCCAGCGGGTATTGGTTCAATCAAATGACGAAATTGGTGATCTTGGGAAAGGATTCAATCTAATGGTTAGTGAAATCGATCGTTTGGTTACCGAAGTCTATCGAACGGGCCTGAGAGAGAAGGATGCGGAGCTGAGGGCACTCCAAAGCCAGATGAATCCCCATTTCCTCTATAACACATTGGAGTCCATTAATATGCTGGCGATTACCAGAGGGAATTTTGAAGTATCGGATATGGTCTCTTCATTAGGCAAGCTGCTGCGGTATACGGTGGACAACAAAGCGAAAATTGTCAGGTTAGAGGAAGAGACGGCGTTCGTTGGCTCTTATATCACCATTCAAAAAGTAAGGATAGGAGAGAAGCTGCATTATATAGAGGAAATTCCAGATTACTTAAAGGATGCAGTCATTCCTAAGTTACTCCTTCAGCCCATTATTGAAAATGCGATTGTCCATGGATTGCGCAACGCTGGCGGGAAGATAAAAATACAGGCATTTAAATTAGGGGAACAAATGAAAATAATCATTTCGGATAATGGAGTGGGAATGGACATGGAGAAATTAAAAGAATTAAAACAAATTATTAGAGCTCAAAAACCAAGCCATTCTAACGAACAGCATAATGGTGTGGCATTGCCGAATATTCATGAACGGATTCAGCTTCTGTATGGAAGTGATTTCGGCTTGGATATTCAAAGTGAAGAACATAAAGGGTTTTTTGTCTCTGTTTCGTTACCGCTATACTGGGAGGAGGAAAAATTGGATGAAAAATGTATTAGTGGTTGA
- a CDS encoding YifB family Mg chelatase-like AAA ATPase, translated as MEFKDLEIVYVSSLEEVILHLNGQGIIPLFQKAKVVEHQSHSADFKKVVGHSYAKYALEVAAAGEHHFFMTGPPGCGKSLLAETFPSIMPPLSKEAQLEMISLYQLSGSLWEHTEMPPFRNPHHSASGVSIVGGGQYPRPGEVSLAHRGVLFLDEIAEFTKKTLDMLRQPLESGKVSISRTQATVTYPASFILIGAINPCPCGYAGSNSHYCTCTSKQIIAYQNKLSGPLRDRFDINLTLLPVHLKSVQTGSEESSSTIRKRVEEARKRQYERYGSEICNSRVSYDTLLKTSPLTPDQYRTLLQFSNKKNWSNRTQIKVIRLARTISVLEGSKGIADRSYGRQ; from the coding sequence TTGGAATTTAAAGATTTGGAGATTGTATATGTATCTTCCTTGGAAGAGGTTATCCTCCACCTTAATGGTCAAGGTATAATCCCATTGTTTCAAAAAGCAAAAGTAGTCGAGCACCAATCACATTCTGCTGATTTTAAGAAAGTAGTAGGTCATTCCTATGCAAAATATGCTTTAGAGGTAGCAGCTGCGGGTGAACACCATTTTTTTATGACCGGTCCTCCTGGCTGCGGGAAAAGTCTATTAGCAGAAACCTTTCCATCTATTATGCCTCCTTTGTCAAAAGAAGCTCAGTTAGAAATGATAAGTTTATATCAGCTAAGCGGAAGTTTATGGGAACATACAGAGATGCCTCCCTTCCGAAATCCTCACCATTCAGCTTCAGGGGTCTCGATTGTTGGAGGAGGCCAATATCCAAGACCGGGTGAAGTTTCTCTTGCTCATCGAGGTGTGCTGTTTCTCGATGAAATAGCGGAGTTCACAAAGAAAACACTTGATATGCTCCGTCAGCCTTTAGAGAGTGGCAAAGTAAGCATTAGCCGTACACAGGCAACCGTAACATATCCAGCCTCTTTTATTCTGATCGGTGCCATTAATCCTTGTCCGTGCGGTTATGCCGGCTCAAATTCCCACTACTGCACTTGTACATCCAAACAAATTATTGCCTATCAAAATAAGCTATCAGGTCCATTAAGAGACCGATTTGATATTAATTTAACATTGCTGCCTGTCCATTTAAAATCTGTACAAACCGGAAGTGAAGAATCATCTTCAACAATAAGAAAGAGAGTTGAAGAAGCAAGGAAAAGGCAATACGAGCGATATGGAAGTGAAATCTGCAATAGCCGAGTCTCCTATGACACCCTACTGAAAACAAGTCCTTTAACACCTGATCAATATCGTACACTGCTCCAGTTTTCCAATAAGAAAAACTGGAGCAACCGCACTCAAATTAAAGTAATTCGTCTCGCTCGTACAATATCCGTTCTGGAGGGAAGTAAGGGCATTGCAGATCGAAGTTATGGGAGGCAGTGA
- a CDS encoding N-acyl-D-amino-acid deacylase family protein, whose amino-acid sequence MKSKSFLSLTLSVTLLVGIFFVGYPQTGQSKEKTKQEYDLILKDGTIIDGTGSKRYMADIGISNGYIQSIGDLDGASGKSEINLSGKIVSPGFIDMHSHADTDVLTTAESSLTQGVTTEMISPDGGGPVDLSYLSELEEKGLAINVGSYIGFNSVWEEVVGYDDRRATPEEISDMQSLIETALQKGAWGVSAGLFYAPGNYAKIQEVINVVSVAKEWRTNFPNHIRNENYHVLEATAETIEIGEIAGIVPVITHMKVMGPSNWGKSAETIKMIQDANKRGTFAAADQYPYLASQTGLTAIVPQWIQDGGREEMLKRFADPAMRTQIEGEIHDTIASRVRDAYDVYFPTKQTTLGDIAEEQGVSPGEATMQILEDEGNIRTIYFFGDQKDFERILKNPTTAIASDGGATVSSSTHPRRYGTQPRVLGKLVREDGLLSLEEAVQKMTGLPANIIGMVDRGFIAEGMKADITVFDADTVTDKATFDNPKQYAEGIEHVIIDGQFAIKNGETTGVQAGKALKRSYDMPSRPMSLNEAHKVSAKGQLVNDKAKGPKINIMVEQNADGTQSKAKLQIIDKENNVHVKLDELGFLQTYKGWASFTGTAKLKQSEKSVPVLVTVDEEDPFTGEETIRVKIGEDYQYSGTLKGELKVD is encoded by the coding sequence GTGAAAAGCAAAAGTTTTCTGTCGCTAACACTATCTGTTACCTTGCTTGTGGGGATTTTTTTTGTAGGATACCCTCAAACCGGCCAATCAAAGGAGAAAACCAAACAGGAATATGATTTGATCCTTAAAGATGGCACGATTATTGATGGGACGGGCTCAAAGCGCTATATGGCCGATATTGGAATATCAAATGGATATATTCAATCCATTGGAGACTTGGATGGAGCAAGTGGAAAAAGTGAAATCAATTTATCGGGCAAAATTGTTTCTCCAGGTTTTATTGATATGCACAGCCATGCCGATACTGACGTGCTTACAACAGCAGAAAGTTCATTAACCCAAGGGGTGACGACTGAAATGATAAGCCCGGATGGAGGAGGTCCTGTTGATCTTTCCTATTTGTCCGAGCTGGAGGAAAAGGGTCTGGCCATCAATGTGGGAAGTTATATCGGATTTAATTCAGTTTGGGAAGAGGTAGTAGGGTATGACGATCGCCGTGCTACTCCTGAAGAAATATCGGATATGCAGTCACTGATCGAAACAGCCCTCCAAAAAGGTGCCTGGGGAGTATCTGCAGGCTTATTCTACGCTCCAGGAAATTATGCAAAAATACAGGAAGTCATTAATGTTGTCAGTGTTGCCAAAGAGTGGAGAACCAATTTTCCCAATCACATCAGAAATGAGAATTATCACGTTCTCGAGGCCACGGCAGAAACAATAGAAATAGGAGAAATTGCAGGAATCGTCCCGGTTATTACCCATATGAAGGTAATGGGCCCGAGCAACTGGGGGAAATCTGCAGAAACGATTAAAATGATTCAGGATGCCAATAAGCGGGGAACCTTTGCCGCAGCAGATCAATATCCTTATTTAGCAAGCCAAACAGGCTTAACGGCAATTGTTCCACAGTGGATACAGGATGGCGGCCGGGAGGAGATGCTCAAACGCTTTGCGGATCCTGCCATGCGCACACAAATTGAAGGGGAAATTCATGACACGATTGCGAGCAGGGTAAGAGATGCTTATGACGTCTACTTTCCGACAAAGCAAACAACTTTAGGCGATATAGCTGAGGAACAAGGTGTCTCACCTGGAGAAGCGACTATGCAGATCCTTGAAGATGAAGGAAACATAAGAACTATCTATTTCTTTGGCGATCAGAAGGATTTCGAGCGGATACTTAAAAACCCTACGACTGCCATTGCTTCTGATGGAGGAGCGACTGTTTCAAGCAGCACTCATCCTAGAAGGTATGGAACGCAGCCTAGGGTTCTAGGAAAGCTTGTTAGGGAAGATGGATTACTTTCTCTTGAAGAAGCTGTTCAAAAAATGACAGGCCTTCCTGCCAATATCATAGGAATGGTTGACCGAGGATTTATTGCTGAAGGCATGAAAGCTGATATTACTGTATTTGATGCGGATACAGTAACAGATAAAGCCACTTTTGATAATCCTAAACAGTATGCAGAAGGTATTGAGCATGTCATTATCGATGGGCAATTTGCCATAAAGAACGGCGAAACAACGGGTGTGCAGGCAGGAAAAGCCCTTAAGCGCAGCTATGATATGCCAAGCCGTCCAATGAGCCTTAATGAAGCTCATAAAGTTTCCGCAAAGGGCCAGCTCGTCAATGACAAAGCTAAAGGGCCTAAGATCAATATCATGGTGGAGCAAAACGCCGATGGAACACAATCAAAAGCAAAGCTTCAAATTATCGATAAAGAGAACAATGTCCATGTTAAACTTGATGAACTCGGATTCCTGCAGACCTATAAAGGCTGGGCAAGCTTTACTGGAACAGCTAAATTAAAGCAATCCGAAAAATCCGTCCCTGTTCTTGTTACGGTTGATGAGGAAGATCCGTTTACCGGGGAAGAAACTATTCGGGTTAAGATTGGTGAAGATTATCAGTACAGCGGTACCTTAAAAGGGGAATTAAAGGTAGATTAA
- a CDS encoding LacI family DNA-binding transcriptional regulator, giving the protein MKITMKDIAREANVSIATVSHVINGTKKISDEKHNKIMELIRKYNYIPNSTAKNLRQQTTMTAGLIVSSFPDSFVTEMVYGIEERAREMGYNLLLINTNEDKDYEEQTINLLHSKMVDGIILSPTSSDIGYLDRFTKDNFPIVLVNRYDPKINDVSRVTGDNYQTGFDATMHLLKHGHKKIGIIYAVPNVSTTLDRIKGYKDALKQYSLPFNESYLEVGYATVNGGASAVKYLLDRESDISALFVQNDLMTIGAISKIKELSLKIPEDIALIGFGDFASATIIDPPVTNIVLPPNTIGRTSFDVLLSKINNPDYIKHIELPPSLIIRKSCGC; this is encoded by the coding sequence ATGAAAATAACCATGAAAGACATTGCTAGAGAAGCAAATGTTTCTATAGCTACTGTTTCACATGTGATAAACGGTACAAAGAAAATTTCTGATGAGAAACATAACAAAATTATGGAGTTAATCCGAAAATATAATTACATTCCTAATTCAACAGCTAAGAACCTTAGACAGCAAACAACAATGACGGCTGGGTTAATCGTCTCCAGCTTTCCAGATTCTTTTGTAACCGAGATGGTCTATGGGATTGAAGAACGAGCGAGAGAGATGGGGTACAATTTATTACTAATTAATACAAATGAAGATAAGGATTATGAAGAACAAACAATTAATCTCCTGCATTCGAAGATGGTTGATGGAATAATTCTATCTCCTACATCTAGTGATATTGGGTACCTGGATAGGTTTACGAAGGATAACTTCCCAATTGTACTGGTTAATCGTTATGATCCAAAAATCAATGATGTTTCAAGAGTAACAGGAGACAATTATCAAACAGGGTTTGATGCTACAATGCATCTGCTAAAACATGGTCATAAGAAAATAGGTATTATATATGCTGTACCAAATGTATCAACAACTTTAGATCGAATAAAAGGATATAAAGATGCATTAAAACAATATAGTTTACCATTTAACGAAAGTTATTTAGAAGTAGGATATGCAACAGTAAATGGGGGAGCAAGCGCTGTTAAGTATTTATTGGACAGAGAGAGTGATATATCAGCTTTATTTGTTCAGAATGACCTTATGACAATCGGGGCAATTTCTAAAATCAAAGAACTTTCCTTGAAAATTCCAGAGGACATTGCATTGATTGGATTTGGGGATTTTGCTTCGGCTACTATTATCGATCCGCCTGTAACTAATATTGTTTTACCGCCAAATACAATTGGCAGAACGTCATTTGATGTCCTATTAAGCAAAATTAACAATCCGGATTATATAAAGCATATCGAACTTCCTCCCTCTTTGATCATTAGGAAGTCGTGCGGTTGTTAA
- a CDS encoding transketolase family protein: MSLLEKTLTLKKATREAFGDEILKLGKENKDIYVVDIDIAKSCKTSKFLKELPEQHINVGIAEQNAAGLAAGLATTGKIPFISTYAVFGSLRMAEQIRQEVCYPNLNVKIACSHGGLTPANDGGSHQAIEDMGVLRSFPNMTVIMGADYYSTRKLVEQAALIYGPVYLRFTRDTVPVLYDENEEFTIGKAKELKDGNDIAIIANGDTVHLALEAAKELEKEGISVKLVDMHTIKPIDREAVLECLDLGSLITIEDHNIINGLGSAVCEIAAEEGRGKVRRIGVQDQFGQSAPYEKLLELNGITKENIIKTAKHLLNTK; this comes from the coding sequence ATGAGTCTATTAGAAAAAACTTTAACTTTAAAAAAAGCTACTAGAGAAGCCTTTGGTGATGAAATTTTAAAATTAGGTAAAGAAAACAAAGATATTTATGTTGTTGATATCGATATTGCAAAGTCCTGCAAAACGAGTAAATTTTTAAAGGAATTGCCTGAGCAGCATATTAATGTTGGCATTGCTGAGCAAAACGCTGCAGGTTTAGCCGCGGGGCTTGCAACAACTGGGAAAATTCCGTTTATCAGTACTTATGCTGTGTTCGGGTCCTTACGAATGGCTGAACAAATAAGGCAAGAGGTTTGTTATCCTAATTTGAATGTTAAGATTGCATGCTCCCATGGCGGGCTGACTCCAGCTAATGATGGCGGAAGTCACCAAGCAATTGAAGATATGGGAGTGTTAAGGAGTTTTCCCAATATGACAGTTATCATGGGTGCTGATTACTATTCTACTAGAAAATTAGTTGAACAAGCTGCCCTTATTTATGGGCCTGTATATCTTCGTTTTACAAGAGATACGGTACCAGTCTTATATGATGAGAATGAAGAATTTACAATCGGTAAGGCAAAAGAATTAAAAGATGGAAATGATATTGCAATAATAGCGAATGGTGATACTGTACACTTGGCATTAGAGGCTGCCAAGGAACTTGAGAAAGAGGGGATATCTGTAAAACTGGTAGATATGCATACTATTAAGCCTATAGATCGAGAGGCTGTTCTTGAATGTTTAGACTTGGGGAGCTTAATAACTATCGAAGATCATAATATTATAAACGGTCTTGGAAGTGCAGTGTGCGAGATAGCAGCTGAAGAAGGCAGAGGTAAGGTAAGGAGAATTGGAGTTCAAGACCAGTTCGGGCAATCTGCACCTTATGAAAAACTATTGGAACTAAATGGAATTACAAAAGAAAATATTATAAAAACCGCTAAGCACCTGCTTAATACCAAATAA
- a CDS encoding transketolase — MKYNEVTEMKEISIEELKEKAIELRKTAITMIHKAQSGHPGGSLSAADLIAVLYFKEMNVDPTNPTWEERDRFVLSKGHVCPIQYSALALRGYVPYETIYTLREYGSPFQGHPDMKKCPGIDISTGSLGQGLSCGVGMAIAGKRDKKDYRVFSLVGDGECQEGQIWEAAQTAAKYQLDNLFVFVDNNRLQIDGFCEEVMPLQDLEKKFEAFGFETKRIDGHSIEKIVDALDEMKSQKNGKPKCIVLDTVKGKGVSYMEDVAEWHGVAPNDEEYKQAIEEITGGLK; from the coding sequence ATAAAATACAATGAGGTGACAGAGATGAAAGAAATAAGTATTGAAGAATTGAAGGAAAAAGCGATTGAGCTAAGGAAGACGGCTATTACTATGATTCATAAGGCGCAGTCTGGCCATCCGGGCGGCTCGCTTTCTGCTGCTGACCTTATAGCAGTTCTATACTTTAAAGAGATGAATGTGGATCCTACTAATCCAACATGGGAAGAACGTGATCGATTTGTTCTTTCAAAAGGACATGTTTGTCCGATTCAATATTCAGCACTGGCCTTACGAGGATATGTACCATATGAAACGATCTACACCTTAAGAGAATATGGTTCTCCTTTTCAAGGCCATCCGGATATGAAGAAGTGTCCTGGCATTGATATCTCTACAGGTTCATTGGGTCAGGGTCTTTCTTGTGGAGTGGGTATGGCTATAGCCGGGAAAAGAGATAAAAAAGACTACCGCGTTTTTTCTTTAGTTGGTGACGGCGAGTGTCAAGAGGGGCAGATTTGGGAAGCAGCTCAAACAGCCGCTAAGTATCAATTAGATAATCTGTTTGTTTTTGTAGATAATAACAGACTTCAAATAGATGGATTTTGTGAAGAAGTTATGCCTTTGCAAGATCTTGAGAAAAAATTTGAAGCATTTGGGTTTGAAACAAAACGGATTGATGGACACTCAATTGAAAAGATTGTTGATGCGCTTGATGAAATGAAGTCGCAGAAGAATGGAAAGCCGAAATGTATTGTACTCGACACTGTTAAAGGCAAAGGAGTTTCCTATATGGAGGATGTTGCCGAGTGGCACGGGGTTGCTCCTAATGATGAAGAATATAAGCAAGCAATAGAAGAAATCACAGGAGGTTTAAAATAA
- a CDS encoding GntP family permease: MVTGSLLLIIFILSLLALFLLILGFKWDAYLALLVVAVGTGIAVGIPLAEVPQIITTGFGNTLAGVGILIGLGIMLGQLMEVSGAIHKIAHTLLRIAGPKNSSLAVATTGLIVGIPLFFDAAFVILNGLIKNLSVKAKVSYTTLVLALAVGLITAYCLIIPTPAPLAVADSIGVDLGYFFIYGLIVGITGVFFGGYIYGLWLNRKGDANRVIEETLSRLAAAQELDSHEEHFTKEVSAFISFGVLALPILLIVLNTIFSLVSPGTAITSFFSFAGEKNMALLISVIFAAIVLKPYLKVPAQEAYFEAFKSSGLIMLITGAGGAFGGVIKGSGIGDYLVDLMQGWDMPIFILAFIFAQILRVALGSSTVSLITTSSILGPMILDLGVSPILLALAICAGGIGLSMPNDSGFWVVSRFSGMTVTQTLKTWSIGGFIAGVSALVMVYILSLGSGFLPGL; encoded by the coding sequence ATGGTAACAGGAAGCTTACTACTCATTATTTTCATTCTTTCTCTTCTTGCTCTTTTCTTACTAATCCTTGGGTTTAAATGGGATGCTTATCTTGCTCTCTTAGTAGTGGCAGTAGGAACAGGGATAGCTGTCGGTATTCCACTTGCAGAGGTTCCTCAAATTATTACAACAGGATTCGGCAACACCTTAGCAGGGGTCGGTATATTAATTGGACTAGGTATCATGCTAGGTCAATTAATGGAAGTATCAGGAGCTATTCATAAAATTGCTCATACATTATTAAGAATAGCCGGTCCAAAAAACTCTTCATTAGCGGTCGCTACTACCGGCCTTATAGTAGGAATTCCTTTATTTTTTGATGCTGCTTTTGTCATTTTAAATGGGCTAATAAAAAACCTATCTGTTAAAGCAAAAGTTTCTTATACAACACTTGTACTGGCCCTGGCAGTTGGTTTAATTACGGCCTACTGCTTAATCATCCCAACTCCAGCACCATTGGCTGTTGCCGACAGTATTGGCGTGGATTTAGGATATTTCTTTATATATGGATTAATTGTTGGGATTACAGGGGTGTTTTTTGGCGGGTACATCTACGGTCTTTGGCTTAATCGAAAAGGGGATGCAAACCGGGTAATTGAAGAGACACTTAGCAGATTGGCTGCTGCCCAAGAATTGGATTCACACGAAGAGCATTTCACAAAGGAAGTTTCAGCATTTATTTCTTTTGGTGTGCTAGCTCTCCCAATTTTGTTAATCGTTTTAAATACAATCTTTAGCCTAGTTTCACCAGGCACAGCCATTACTTCTTTCTTCAGTTTCGCGGGTGAAAAGAATATGGCTTTGTTAATCAGTGTTATTTTTGCAGCTATAGTATTAAAGCCATATTTGAAGGTTCCCGCTCAAGAAGCATATTTTGAGGCCTTTAAATCGTCCGGTCTCATTATGTTAATTACAGGAGCCGGCGGAGCCTTTGGCGGTGTGATAAAGGGTTCTGGTATTGGTGATTACTTGGTAGATCTAATGCAAGGATGGGATATGCCAATATTTATACTTGCATTTATATTTGCCCAAATCTTACGTGTAGCTTTAGGTTCTTCTACAGTTTCACTTATCACAACTTCCTCCATACTGGGTCCTATGATCTTAGATTTGGGAGTTTCTCCTATTTTACTGGCACTTGCCATTTGTGCAGGAGGTATAGGTTTATCTATGCCAAATGATTCTGGCTTCTGGGTTGTTAGCCGATTTAGCGGAATGACAGTCACTCAAACCCTCAAAACCTGGTCAATCGGAGGATTTATCGCCGGTGTTAGCGCGTTGGTAATGGTATACATATTAAGTTTGGGTTCTGGGTTCTTACCTGGCCTATAA
- the garR gene encoding 2-hydroxy-3-oxopropionate reductase, with protein MIMNIGFIGLGIMGKPMAINLMKDNYKLSVYDINTVAVEELESKGAFGASSPKEVAERSNIVITMLPNSHHVESVVFGENSVIEGAKEDTIIVDMSSITPAASKNIANKLAGSGIHFIDAPVSGGELRAIDGTLSIMAGGKEEIFDQVKPILSCMGQDIVLVGDNGCGVTAKLANQVMVNVNIATMAEALMLAAKAGIDIEKMYQAIRGGFAGSAVLDAKLPTILNRDFTGGGRVDINLKDLTNVVNTAHELGSPIPLTSQVLEMFHSLKVDGKEKIDHSGLVQYYEKLANFEVKRKKEHEPNIL; from the coding sequence ATAATCATGAATATTGGTTTTATTGGACTTGGAATTATGGGGAAGCCTATGGCTATTAATCTAATGAAAGATAATTATAAATTGAGTGTGTATGATATTAATACTGTTGCAGTTGAAGAGCTGGAAAGCAAAGGAGCTTTTGGTGCATCTTCTCCTAAAGAGGTTGCCGAAAGAAGTAATATCGTCATCACAATGCTCCCTAATTCTCATCATGTTGAAAGTGTCGTCTTTGGGGAAAATAGTGTAATAGAAGGTGCAAAAGAAGATACGATTATCGTGGATATGAGCTCCATTACACCTGCAGCCTCAAAAAATATTGCTAATAAACTAGCCGGATCGGGAATTCACTTTATTGATGCTCCTGTTAGTGGCGGTGAATTAAGGGCAATTGATGGAACTCTTTCTATAATGGCAGGTGGTAAAGAAGAAATATTTGATCAGGTTAAACCAATTTTAAGCTGTATGGGTCAAGATATTGTCCTTGTTGGGGACAATGGATGTGGTGTTACAGCCAAATTAGCAAATCAAGTTATGGTTAATGTAAATATAGCCACAATGGCTGAAGCTTTAATGTTAGCTGCCAAAGCCGGTATTGATATCGAAAAAATGTATCAAGCCATCCGAGGCGGTTTTGCCGGCAGTGCAGTATTAGATGCTAAACTGCCTACTATCTTGAACAGAGATTTTACAGGCGGAGGAAGAGTCGACATTAACTTAAAGGATTTAACTAATGTCGTCAATACAGCCCATGAACTTGGGTCACCTATCCCCCTAACCAGTCAAGTACTCGAAATGTTCCATTCATTAAAGGTAGATGGCAAAGAAAAAATTGATCATAGCGGATTGGTTCAATACTACGAGAAACTTGCTAATTTTGAAGTAAAAAGGAAAAAAGAACATGAACCAAATATCTTATAA